In the Arachis ipaensis cultivar K30076 chromosome B10, Araip1.1, whole genome shotgun sequence genome, one interval contains:
- the LOC107622247 gene encoding G-type lectin S-receptor-like serine/threonine-protein kinase At1g11330, with amino-acid sequence MELTRHFIDVTVLVLLSMNVGNSRDTITPSDPLNGPETLSSNNGMFHLGFFTPTNSSYLGIWYMSNPPVVWVANRDQPIKDSSSALLQISQDGNLLLMDNANNSRILVWSTNLSNISSNTTAQLLNTGNLVLQENTTGRFLWQSVQHPTNTLLQKMQLSTNRITGEKVKLTSWRTPQDPSIGDFSLSLEGLSSPEMVVWKGVQPYWRTGPWNGVTFLGIPGDNINNLDGFYLEKSYDDNGTYYLSFTFANQSLLLICVLTADGNMKDYYWDYGKRNWSIVWTAINSECDVYGKCGVFGICDPTSEPICSCLTGFEPKNATEWNRQNWSSGCVRKKALQCEENGFVKLQNTKTPDFVEWFSPTEYDCRTQCIGNCSCEAYAYDAGIGCMLWGGNLIDIQRFSSGGTDLYIRVPNSDLGKKKNNVTVIISVTVTVGVIVLVSCTFILWKRTSRKDRANSRVQVRIQKNELLELSQFEFERLAIATNNFHLDNKLGQGGFGPVYKGTLEDGQEIAVKRLSRASGQGLEEFMNEVLVISKLQHRNLVRLLGCCIERDEKILIYEYMPNRSLDAYMFDPSKQILSWEQRFDIIEGIARGLLYLHRDSRLRIIHRDLKLSNILLDGELNAKISDFGMAKIFGYTEDEANTRRVVGTFGYMPPEYVMEGLFSEKSDVFSFGVLLLEIVSKRKNTSFYEDAESLSLIGFAWKLWNDDKITALIDPEVANMSSLADIMRCIHIGLLCVQELARDRPTMTAVISMLNSETVNLPLPKQPAFMHRQTMLDIESSHRSDGSYSINYISLTNIQGRPTKEKKGTKSDQF; translated from the exons ATGGAGCTAACGAGACATTTCATAGACGTAACCGTTTTGGTCTTACTATCCATGAACGTTGGAAATTCCAGAGACACTATCACACCCTCAGATCCCCTAAATGGACCAGAAACTTTAAGCTCTAATAATGGCATGTTCCACCTTGGATTCTTCACGCCAACAAACTCCTCCTACCTCGGAATCTGGTACATGTCGAACCCTCCTGTGGTGTGGGTTGCCAACAGAGACCAACCTATAAAGGATTCTTCTTCTGCTTTACTCCAAATATCTCAGGATGGAAACCTTCTTCTCATGGATAATGCAAACAACAGTAGGATTCTTGTTTGGTCAACAAACCTCTCCAATATTTCATCCAACACAACGGCGCAGCTTCTTAACACCGGCAACCTTGTGCTGCAAGAAAACACCACAGGAAGGTTCCTATGGCAGAGTGTCCAACACCCTACAAACACGTTATTGCAGAAAATGCAGCTCAGCACAAACAGGATCACTGGTGAGAAAGTAAAACTCACTTCCTGGAGAACTCCTCAGGATCCATCCATTGGAGACTTCTCCTTGAGTCTCGAAGGCCTTAGTAGCCCTGAAATGGTCGTCTGGAAGGGAGTTCAACCTTACTGGCGTACCGGTCCGTGGAACGGTGTAACTTTTCTTGGAATACCTGGAGATAACATAAACAATCTTGATGGATTTTACTTGGAAAAATCGTATGATGATAACGGCACTTACTATCTTTCTTTCACCTTTGCAAATCAGTCCTTGTTGTTGATCTGTGTGTTAACAGCCGATGGAAACATGAAAGACTATTATTGGGATTATGGGAAGAGAAATTGGTCAATCGTATGGACAGCTATTAACTCAGAGTGTGATGTTTATGGAAAGTGTGGAGTATTTGGAATCTGTGATCCCACAAGTGAACCTATTTGTAGCTGCTTAACAGGGTTTGAACCAAAGAATGCTACTGAATGGAATCGGCAAAATTGGAGTAGCGGTTGTGTTAGGAAGAAAGCTCTTCAGTGTGAAGAGAATGGGTTTGTGAAGTTGCAGAATACTAAGACACCAGACTTTGTAGAGTGGTTCTCTCCTACTGAATATGATTGCAGAACTCAGTGCATTGGAAACTGCTCTTGTGaagcatatgcatatgatgctggTATTGGTTGCATGCTATGGGGTGGGAACCTAATTGACATTCAAAGGTTCTCAAGTGGAGGAACAGATCTTTATATTCGGGTCCCCAATTCAGATCTTG gtaaaaagaaaaataatgtaACAGTGATCATCTCAGTTACAGTCACGGTAGGAGTGATTGTCCTTGTGTCATGCACATTTATCTTGTGGAAAAGAACTTCAAGGAAAG ATAGAGCAAATTCCAGAGTTCAGGTCAGAATTCAGAAAAATGAGCTTCTTGAGCTTTCACAGTTTGAGTTTGAAAGGCTTGCTATAGCAACAAACAACTTTCACTTAGATAATAAGCTAGGACAAGGGGGTTTTGGACCAGTATATAAG GGTACATTGGAAGATGGGCAGGAAATAGCAGTTAAAAGGCTTTCAAGAGCATCTGGACAAGGGCTAGAAGAATTTATGAATGAGGTGTTGGTAATATCAAAGCTTCAACATCGAAATCTTGTCAGACTTCTTGGATGTTGTATAGAAAGAGATGAAAAGATTTTGATCTATGAATACATGCCAAATAGGAGTCTTGATGCATATATGTTTG ATCCATCTAAACAGATTCTAAGTTGGGAACAACGTTTTGATATAATCGAAGGAATAGCTCGTGGCTTACTTTATCTTCACAGAGATTCTAGATTAAGGATTATACATAGAGATTTGAAGTTAAGCAATATATTACTTGATggagaattaaatgctaaaatttCAGACTTTGGCATGGCAAAGATTTTTGGTTACACGGAAGATGAGGCTAATACTCGAAGGGTTGTCGGAACATT TGGTTATATGCCACCGGAATATGTTATGGAAGGACTATTTTCAGAAAAATCCGATGTATTCAGTTTCGGTGTTTTATTATTGGAGATCGTTAGCAAGAGAAAAAATACTAGTTTTTATGAAGATGCAGAATCTCTAAGCCTTATTGGATTT GCATGGAAATTGTGGAATGATGATAAGATTACAGCTCTAATAGATCCAGAAGTAGCAAACATGAGTAGTCTTGCAGATATAATGAGGTGCATTCACATTGGGCTTTTGTGTGTGCAAGAACTTGCAAGGGATAGACCTACTATGACTGCAGTGATTTCAATGCTTAATAGTGAAACTGTTAATCTTCCTCTGCCGAAGCAGCCAGCATTCATGCATAGGCAGACAATGTTGGATATAGAGTCTTCTCATAGAAGTGATGGATCATATTCCATCAATTATATCAGCTTAACAAACATCCAAGGAAG GCCAACCAAAGAGAAAAAAGGGACGAAGAGTGATCAATTCTGA
- the LOC107619997 gene encoding G-type lectin S-receptor-like serine/threonine-protein kinase At1g11330, which yields MMLMGSLVLLLALFSTCTSLDTISSSYILNASETLSSSNGLFHLGFFTPTNSSTFSSYLGIWFMTKPSVVWVANRNQPITDSSSSGLLKISKDGNLVVTNSKSVVLWSTKASNISSNTLAKLQNNGNLVLQENSTGRILWQSFQHPTNTFLQGMELGTGNISGERIKLTSWRSLQDPSIGEFSVSLEHLNIPEVMIWRGSQPHWRSGPWNSQKFLGIPDMRSNFLSGFYLGVEDMDNGITNYYLAYNYSNNPDSVYYYMLSADGNLHETYWDHEKGEWLDSWLAINSECDVYGKCGEFGICDSTRSPICSCLRGYKPRNPEEWNKQNWSRGCVRKEPFQCENDGFVKLQNAKVPASIKWSSTAIGNDCRGQCLGNCSCTAYAYDAGTGCMVWTANLTDIQSFSAGGIDLYIRVPNSELGEDKKNVTVVIAVPVIVGAAIILICAYIFWKRIQIREKAKNNDLVKFPELSQFEFKRLVAATNNFNLSNKLGEGGYGPVYKGTLEDGQEIAVKRLSRSSGQGYEEFMNEVMVISKLQHFNLVRLFGCCIEGDEKILIYEYMPNKSLDAYMFDQSQILNWEKRFSIIEGIARGLLYLHRDSRLRIIHRDLKMSNILLDEELNPKIADFGMAKIFTRTQDVVNTRRVVGTYGYMSPEYVIQGLFSEKSDVFSFGVLLLEIVSKRKNSSFYEDAESLNLLGFAWNLWNADNIASLIDPEISSSCNKEDIMRCIHIGLLCVQELARDRPTMTSVISMLKSETINLPPPKQPAFILRQTILDIESSLTNKELGSINNVTITNIQGR from the exons ATGATGCTTATGGGGTCACTGGTTTTGCTACTAGCACTTTTTTCCACTTGCACTTCCTTGGACACCATCTCCTCTTCCTACATCCTTAATGCCTCCGAAACTTTAAGCTCCAGTAATGGTTTGTTCCACCTTGGATTTTTCACCCCTACTAACTCATCAACCTTTTCATCCTACCTCGGTATCTGGTTCATGACCAAACCCTCTGTCGTATGGGTTGCCAACAGGAACCAACCAATAACTGATTCTTCATCTTCTGGGCTGCTCAAGATATCAAAGGATGGAAACCTTGTTGTGACGAACTCAAAAAGTGTGGTCCTTTGGTCAACAAAGGCCTCCAATATTTCATCTAACACATTAGCTAAGCTTCAAAACAACGGCAACCTTGTGTTGCAAGAAAACTCCACAGGAAGGATCCTGTGGCAGAGTTTCCAACACCCCACAAACACTTTCCTGCAGGGAATGGAACTCGGTACCGGTAACATTAGCGGGGAGAGAATAAAACTGACTTCGTGGAGAAGCCTCCAGGATCCATCCATTGGAGAATTCTCAGTGAGTCTTGAACACCTGAATATCCCGGAAGTGATGATATGGAGAGGGAGCCAACCTCACTGGCGCAGTGGTCCATGGAATAGTCAAAAGTTTCTTGGCATACCTGACATGAGAAGCAACTTTCTTTCAGGGTTTTACTTAGGTGTGGAAGACATGGATAATGGAATTACTAATTACTATCTTGCTTACAACTACTCAAACAATCCTGATTCTGTATACTACTACATGTTGAGTGCTGATGGAAACCTACATGAAACATATTGGGATCATGAAAAGGGAGAATGGCTCGACTCGTGGTTAGCTATAAATTCAGAGTGTGATGTGTATGGCAAGTGTGGAGAGTTTGGAATTTGTGATTCTACTAGATCTCCGATTTGCAGCTGTTTGAGAGGGTATAAGCCAAGGAATCCTGAGGAGTGGAATAAACAGAACTGGAGCAGAGGTTGTGTTAGGAAGGAACCTTTTCAGTGTGAGAATGATGGATTTGTGAAGTTGCAGAATGCCAAGGTTCCAGCCTCTATCAAGTGGTCGTCTACCGCGATTGGAAACGACTGCAGAGGCCAGTGCTTGGGGAACTGCTCCTGCAcagcatatgcatatgatgctggCACTGGTTGTATGGTGTGGACTGCAAACTTAACTGACATACAAAGCTTCTCAGCTGGAGGAATTGATCTTTACATTCGAGTTCCCAATTCAGAGCTTG GTGAAGACAAGAAAAATGTCACAGTGGTCATTGCAGTGCCAGTCATAGTAGGAGCCGCTATCATTCTCATCTGTGCTTATATCTTCTGGAAAAGGATTCAAATCAGAG AGAAAGCGAAAAACAATGACCTAGTGAAATTCCCAGAGCTTTCCCAATTTGAGTTTAAAAGACTTGTTGCTGCAACAAATAACTTTAATCTATCAAATAAGCTAGGGGAAGGAGGTTATGGCCCAGTATATAAG GGAACATTGGAAGATGGACAGGAAATAGCAGTTAAAAGGCTTTCAAGATCGTCCGGGCAAGGATACGAAGAATTTATGAATGAGGTTATGGTAATATCAAAGCTTCAACATTTTAATCTCGTTAGACTTTTTGGATGTTgtatagaaggagatgagaagaTTTTGATCTATGAGTACATGCCAAACAAAAGTCTAGATGCATATATGTTCG ATCAATCACAAATACTGAATTGGGAAAAACGTTTCAGTATAATTGAAGGAATAGCAAGGGGCTTGCTTTACCTTCACAGAGATTCTAGACTAAGAATTATACATAGAGATTTAAAGATGAGTAACATATTACTTGATGAAGAGCTAAATCCAAAAATTGCCGATTTTGGCATGGCAAAGATTTTTACACGGACTCAAGATGTGGTCAATACTAGAAGGGTTGTTGGAACATA CGGTTATATGTCACCAGAATACGTTATACAAGGACTATTTTCGGAAAAGTCTGATGTATTTAGCTTTGGTGTTTTACTGCTGGAAATTGTTAGTAAGAGAAAAAATAGCAGCTTTTATGAAGATGCTGAATCTTTGAATCTTTTAGGATTT GCATGGAATTTATGGAATGCAGATAACATTGCATCTCTTATAGATCCAGAAATATCAAGCTCATGCAACAAAGAAGATATAATGAGGTGCATACATATTGGTCTTTTATGTGTACAAGAGCTTGCAAGAGATAGGCCTACAATGACTTCAGTGATTTCAATGCTTAAAAGTGAGACAATCAATCTTCCTCCTCCAAAACAGCCAGCATTCATTCTAAGGCAGACTATACTTGATATAGAATCTTCTCTTACAAATAAGGAATTAGGTTCTATCAATAATGTGACCATAACAAATATTCAAGGAAGATAA